From the Macrobrachium rosenbergii isolate ZJJX-2024 chromosome 50, ASM4041242v1, whole genome shotgun sequence genome, the window GATTTCTTAACTGAAGGAAGGAGACAATTGGAAATGTTCCAAGTTTCTTTACTCTAGCCATAAATCTACCTATTACTGAAAGCTTTCTATAACTTTCAGATCATCCAGcttcagtttatatttattttgctttttaattaaaGAACCCATATTTTAGTAAATTCTTACCTACCCTTCTCTCTGGGCCAATATCGTATGTTCTAATAAGGCAAAGGTTTGTACTTAATACAAACATGCTACTCTGACAGGTTTATCATGAACCTTATTTAAACAAACTAAACTGTATAAATTGTAAAAAAGTAGTAATTTAATACTGTTTTTGATAATACTTATGCTCCTAGGTTCCTTAATAAACAATTTTCCATTTTGCTGGCTGttcacatttcttctttttcccacATAATCTGTTGAAGGTTGTTTCAACTGGAAAACCcaaaatttctctttcttcttgaatTCGAAAAGAAAAGGTAGACTCATAGGATCcaatgaaaaacctgaaaataacaaaaaaatagatataaaattctaaaaagcAAGGCATTTGTATTACcagcatcaaaaataaaataacatcaattttcatattaaaactgGTTATTTTTATGCCTCCCTGAATTCATATGCCTACCAATTTCAGGTCACTGGCTTGCTTGGCagctgagaaaaagaaaagataggtTGTCCCTGGTTTATCAGCCTATATCCTTTTCCTGTTCACCTTCCCTTTGGTAGGTAAGGAGAGAACAACTCCATTTGTATGCCTAAGTGTGTTACAGgggcaacaaaaaataatgagatgCAGGCAAGGGCTACCCACTGCtacttaattacattttttaaatgctttcagCAACTGaaaggtatatacatataaaaggtaATGGTTTAGTAAACCCATAAAAACAAATTCTGTTCAATGTCAATTCCATTAAAATGAGGAGAGCTAGTCTTTGGCCAGAGGAGTGCTCTGAACGCTCAACAAATCTCTATGACAACTCAGATGCATAACTaggggaaaaatgaaattaacctTTCAGGTCTCCATGTACAGTATAACTAACAGATGATGAATGAGGCATGGTTGCACTGCCTGAAACAAAGTCAAGAAGTGCATCATAGGAAGGTTCAGTGCATTTACAGTGTGTCTCAATATCTCGAATCTTGTGAGGTGCACAATGAGCTGAGAAACCCTGAAACTTCCCAGTTGCAAGAGTGATGAGGTAGCAAGTTGTGCAATGCTAGTCACAGATACCTTAGCTTACTTGACAAGTCATTGCAGGGACAACAAGAGCTTCTACACCTGTCAATATTGGGGCAAGTCAATCCATTACAACAATGAGAAGGAGGGCTACAAGATTCTAGTTCCAACAGAATATCCTCAGGGGTTCTTATTAAGTCTTGGAATATACATTAaagggaataaaagtaaaataaactaatataagtacccaaaaacataaataacaggtacataaaaataaccataaaaaaactactgagggatAATGCAGAGCCATTGCCAATAGTGCAGAACACAAAAATGAGGTTATTAGTCGATACACACATGAAGGTTGAGAGAGCAAGTGTGTGGTTGAGACTACCTTCTTGCCTGACTGGCAAAAGATTGATCCTGGGAACTTTGTGGACTGTGCTAGACATATATGGGATCAGTGATGTTAAGTCAAAATGGTGGACCCAGTACACTAAAGAATGTAAAAGAAGTCCTCCATAATTGCAATATGAGCtaatataggaaaataaagaaagatctaaaatacaaaactacaaattaaaagaaaataattatttcataactaGCTACTTTACATTTAGTCATTCTCCAAGTTACTGtatcaagaggaaaataaagtacTCATGgatctaaaatacaaaaatggaaacaaattaaaatacataaataattatttcataacatCAGTATTTTACAAGGTTACATCATTCTAAACCAAGGCGGTTGAGAAAAAtgaccctcctcctcctgatcctcctcctcctcctcctcctcctgatcctcctcctcctgatcctcctcctcctcttttttaaccagactccagctgatgctagagaattttcccttatgttaagaccaaagttttgttctgtatatgaacaataGGACATCTCAACGTAAAAATACATAAAGCAATATATCTTACCTTGCATAAGAGCAGATGATTTGATCTATAATTGCAATTCCACCATCTCCCCAAAGATTCAAAAACTCAGGGCTTGGAGAATAGTAGTAAACTTCATATTTGTTCAACTTGAGCTTAAGTTCCTCAATTTCTGTTAGAAAAGGACCATTGTTATTACATGAAATTAATACTGTAAACACAGTACCACAAGAAATGTTAGTGAATTCTACTTTCCAAATTTTACACTTTTAAACTGATAAGTTGGCAACAGCTTGATggaatgaaaatgtcaaaattttaaatGACACTTGAAAATCAACTAACAGAAAAAcagtaaatctaatactgtattttcaacAAAGCTACACATCACTATCCATAACATTAACAAACTTTATGAAGTCCTACCATCAAGTGAAGCATCAGTAGCAATAAATACTTTGTTGAGATCATaagattttaatatcttttccaACTGTTTAGCTGCCTTTGTCAAGGAAGGCACCTCATCCCCTCTTGCATAAATAAAGTCTCTTCTGCGTAAATGCACTGACAGGTATGGACCTCCTTTGGCAGCACCCCGTTTGGGCTGAAAAGCAATGAACATTTACTCAGTGCAAATCCCCAATAATATTAGCATTCTTTAAGAACTTTGGAGTTACCTGCAACATCATTGATAATAGAATAatcatatttatacagtaatttCCATTATCCTATTTATGGTTTTTGTTTCAAGATTTGAACTGTATTTATACTAAAATGGATAAACTTCATGAGGTATTACTTTAGTCAACGGACAAAGCAGTCtgttaaaattaacagattatggtactaacaaacacaaaaactacCCAACTATGTAACTATTTCTGCCTTATCTGACACTGCTCTCTTATATGACTGATTATATCACCAAAACAAATAGCTCTCAAGACTGGAAAAACACATAGTGATTGAAAACCAAAAATTCTGGCTAGTAATTCAGTAACTTAAAAGTCATTTAAccattaagggacaggctaaatatatattaaacacactcCCCGACTGGGCAAAcattaaggttggccaatttaagaaaagaaaacatctatggaaagaggaaggtatgcaaatgcacatgatgTAAGAAAAATACTTCACTGATGGACCTGACATTCTAAACTACATTCATAGCAGCATGTATGATATGAATAGTAGTGGACCAAGAATATGACCTTGAGGGACAGCAGAGATTACATTTCTGTAGTCACCATGGTAACCATTAAAAACTACTCTTTGCAATCTGACAGTAAAAAATCTGTACCTATATGACCTTCTATACATAGTGCATATTCTTTCTATTTCTCAAATAACACAACATATTAATGTTAAAGAGTCCAAGAAACAGACAGAataatgccaaaaaataaaaataaaacagcaacttTGTCAACAAAACATATCATACATTTTTCAACTACTATACCTTAGTATCCCTCCAGTCTTCTGTTATCTCCGTTTGATCCCTTGCATCATCTGAATCCAAAAATTCCTTTCGGAATCTGTTAGCCTCAGCTACTAAATGACGAGCAAATCTCATGCTTCGACGTGCAGACCAGAACCATGTCCCACCAAATTCATCATGTAATATTGTTTCTGCTCTTCCTACCAATACAGATCTGTAAAGAACAGTGAAAGTAAAGAGTACAACTAAATTAAGCTACTTGTACCTaacctaaatatttatatttttttactaaaatgcaACTTTTTTCTACAATCCATTTCAATCCTAGGCCACCTTTACTGAATGTTCGGTTCCCATAGAACATGTAGATTTATTGCAAGGAGCAATCTCAAAAGTTTACCTAAGGAGCtatagaaggataaaaaaaaaaaaaa encodes:
- the O-fut2 gene encoding GDP-fucose protein O-fucosyltransferase 2, which translates into the protein MKFATAVGLLFLLQGLIALGSLDETCEIGASRTKKYLLYTVNPGEGFNLRRDVYLRVANLVRKLNEVDNWVLVLPPWGNFYHWKNTKRNKYFPWSSFFDLSSLNRWVPALELEDYIKEHGGAVDTTFILQHYAEGWSGNWEEKYDERPCNEQVPFTHNDGNGQWDGHLWGTQITTKNFSCISIQGHASTLVPLLSKTDVRSVLVGRAETILHDEFGGTWFWSARRSMRFARHLVAEANRFRKEFLDSDDARDQTEITEDWRDTKPKRGAAKGGPYLSVHLRRRDFIYARGDEVPSLTKAAKQLEKILKSYDLNKVFIATDASLDEIEELKLKLNKYEVYYYSPSPEFLNLWGDGGIAIIDQIICSYARFFIGSYESTFSFRIQEEREILGFPVETTFNRLCGKKKKCEQPAKWKIVY